The Alistipes megaguti sequence ACGGTCTACTCGCAGATCCTCAAGCGCCTCTATCCGCACGTCCCGGTCGTTGTCGGCGGCATCGAGGCCTCGCTCAGGCGGCTGACCCACTACGACTACTGGAGCAACCGGCTCAAGCCTTCGGTGCTGGTCGAGAGCGGCGCCGATCTGCTGATCTACGGCATGGGCGAACGCGTCATCCAGCAGGTCGCACGCGCCATGCGCAACGGATACAACGCCAAACTGCTGCGCAAAATCCGACAGGTGGCCTTCCTCTCCGACGAAAGCTACGTCGCGCGGCTCGATCCCGAGCGGACGATCCGTCTCCACTCCTTCGAGAAGTGTGCCGCCGACAAGCGCGCCTTCGGCGAAAACTTCACCGTCATCGAGACCCAGAGCAACCTGATGGAGCCCGAAGCAACGCTCGTCGAACAGGTCGGTGACCGCTATGTCGTCGTGACGCCGCCGAACGCCGCCCTCTCGACCGAGGAGCTCGACCATTCGTTCGACCTCCCCTACGAGCGAGCCCCCCATCCGCGCTACAAAGGCCGCGGAGAGATCCCCGCCTGGGAGATGATCAAGTTCTCGGTCAATATCCACCGCGGATGTTTCGGCGGATGCTCCTTCTGCACCATCTCGGCCCATCAGGGCAAGTTCGTCCACTCGCGCAGCGAGCGCTCGATCCTCGCCGAGGTCGAACGCGTCGTGAAAATGCCCGGATTCAAGGGCTATCTCTCCGACGTCGGGGCCCCCTCGGCCAACATGTACCGCATGGGTGGCCGCGACCGTTCGCTCTGCGCCCGCTGCCGGAGGGCCTCGTGTCTCTATCCGGCGAAGTGTCCCAACCTCGACAACGACCACCGGCCGCTGCTCGATCTCTACGCCAAAATCCGCGCCGTGAAGGGGATCAAGAAGGCCTTCATCGGAAGCGGCATACGCTACGACCTCTTCGACGACTCGCCCTACCTGCGCACGGTACTCGTCCACCACACCTCCGGCCGGCTGAAGGTTGCCCCGGAACACACCGAAGAGCGCGTGCTGCGGCTGATGCGAAAACCGCCGTTCACCCTCTTCGAAAAGCTCAATACGGATTTCCACCGCATCTGCCGCGAGGAGAAGCTGCCCTACCAGTTGATTCCCTACTTCATCTCCTCGCACCCGGGGTGCACGGAGCAGGACATGAAGGCGCTGGCCGAAAAGGTGCTGGGGCGCCTGCACTTCAATCTGGAGCAGGTGCAGGACCTCACGCCCACGCCGATGACCCTCTCGTCGGTGATGTTCTACACCGGAGAGAACCCCTATACGCACGAGGCGGTCTACGTGGCCCGCTCGCAGGAGGAGAAGCGCCGGCAGAAGAGTTACTTTTTCAGCCGCACGGCCGAGGCGTCCGGCAGCGTCCGGCAAGGAGGATTCGGAAAGAGGGTGGAGGAAGGAGCCCGTTCAAAGGGGCTGCCGCTTCATCCCGGGTCGGGGAAGCGTCTCACGGGACTGGAAGAGGCCCGGAACCGGTCGGAAAAGCATGACACAAGCCCGGCAGGGGCCCGGGCAGGAAAGCGTCTCACG is a genomic window containing:
- a CDS encoding YgiQ family radical SAM protein, yielding MFLPTTIKEVRDRGWDQLDVILFSGDAYIDHPAFGAAVVGRLLEAEGYRVAIVPQPNWRDDLRDFTKLGAPRLFFGVTAGAMDSMVNHYTANIRLRHDDAYTPGGKAGFRPDYAVTVYSQILKRLYPHVPVVVGGIEASLRRLTHYDYWSNRLKPSVLVESGADLLIYGMGERVIQQVARAMRNGYNAKLLRKIRQVAFLSDESYVARLDPERTIRLHSFEKCAADKRAFGENFTVIETQSNLMEPEATLVEQVGDRYVVVTPPNAALSTEELDHSFDLPYERAPHPRYKGRGEIPAWEMIKFSVNIHRGCFGGCSFCTISAHQGKFVHSRSERSILAEVERVVKMPGFKGYLSDVGAPSANMYRMGGRDRSLCARCRRASCLYPAKCPNLDNDHRPLLDLYAKIRAVKGIKKAFIGSGIRYDLFDDSPYLRTVLVHHTSGRLKVAPEHTEERVLRLMRKPPFTLFEKLNTDFHRICREEKLPYQLIPYFISSHPGCTEQDMKALAEKVLGRLHFNLEQVQDLTPTPMTLSSVMFYTGENPYTHEAVYVARSQEEKRRQKSYFFSRTAEASGSVRQGGFGKRVEEGARSKGLPLHPGSGKRLTGLEEARNRSEKHDTSPAGARAGKRLTEPEEARNRSGKGAVRGKGAAQEKGSALKRSALKRPALKRPALKKR